The genomic interval ACCAGAATGAAGGTGATGGTTTTCAGGAACGCCAGGTCCAGCGGTGCCAGCAGGTAGGTGTAGGCGAGGTAACTGCACACCGATGACAGGGTCAGCACAAAGGTGGTCGCCAGCGACATGCCCATGGCGGTTTCCAGCTTGCCCGAAACCCCCATGAAGGGGCACAGGCCGAGAAACTGCACCAGCACGAAGTTGTTGACCAAAATTGTGCTGACCAGAATCAGCAAATACTCTGTCATCGGAGTGTCTCCGCCGTTATCGGTGCGTGTTCAGCACTTACATAATCCGCATGCCGGGCGTGGCACCGGAATCAGGCGAGAGGATGAAGATGTCCTCACCACCTGGCCCTGCGGCCAGCACCATGCCTTCGGACAGGCCGAACTTCATCTTCCGTGGCTTAAGGTTGGCGACCATCGCGGTTAGCCGTCCTTCCAGATCCTCGGGTTTGTAGGCCGACTTGATGCCCGCAAACACATTGCGCTCACCCTCACCAATGTCCAGGGTCAGGCGCAGCAGCTTATCGGCACCTTCAACGTGTTCTGCTTTGACAATCTTAGCGACCCGAAGGTCCACTTTCGCGAAATCGCCAAATTCAATCTCGTCCGCCACAGGCTCCAGGTCTGCTTTGGGCTCTGGCGCAGGTTTCCCGATTGCAGCCGGCAGCTCTTCCTTGGAAGCGTCGAGCATCTTCTCAATCTGTGCCATGTCCACCCGGTTCATCAGCGGCTTGAACTTGTTGATGCCGTGATTCTCCAGACGCTGCTCCCGGCCGTTCCAGTCCAGTTTGGCATTCAGGAAGGCTTCGGAAGCCTTGGCGGTTTCCGGCAGCACCGGCGCCAGGTAGGTCATCAGCAGGTGGAACATGTTGATGGCGTTGGTGCAGATGGCCTGCAGGTTCTCGTCCTGGCCTTCCTGCTTGGCAATCACCCAGGGCTGCTCGTCGTTGACGTACTGGTTGGCGATGTCCGCCAGTTCCATGATCCGACGCATGGCACGGCCGAATTCCCGGGCCTCGAAGAAGTCCTCGATCTCCTTGCCGGCCTCCACGAACTCGCGGATCTTGTCGTGTTCGGTGACGTTGCCCAGCTGTCCGTCGAAGCGCTTGGTGATGAAGCCGGCGCTGCGGCTGGCAATATTGACCACCTTGCCGACCAGGTCCGAGTTCACCCGGGCCGCGAAGTCTTCAAGGTTCAGGTCCATGTCATCGACGCCACCAGTGAGCTTGGCGGCGAAGTAGTAGCGCAGGTACTCCGGATTCAGATGGTCCAGGTAGGTGCGGGCCATGATGAAGGTGCCGCGGGACTTGGACATCTTTTTGCCGTTCACGGTTACAAATCCATGGGCCCAGACCGCGGTTGGCGTCCGGAAGCCGGCGTCGTGCAGCATGGACGGCCAGAACAGTGCGTGGAAGTTGATGATGTCCTTGCCGATGAAGTGATACACCTCGGCGGTGGAATCGGCCTTCCAGAAGTGCTCGAAATCGATGCCTTCGCGATTACACAGATTCTTGAAGCTGGCCAGGTAACCAATAGGCGCGTCCAGCCAGACATAGAAGTACTTGCCTGGTGCGTCTGGAATCTCAAACCCGAAGTAGGGTGCATCACGGCTGATGTCCCACTCTTG from Marinobacter sp. LA51 carries:
- the metG gene encoding methionine--tRNA ligase, which translates into the protein MTQASPKQQRDILVTSALPYANGPIHLGHLLEYIQTDIWVRYQNMRGQNCYYVCADDAHGTAIMLRAEREGITSEELIDRIRDEHQQDFAGFHIRFDNYYTTHSEENRQFSEYIYRQLQENGHIATRKITQSFDPEKNMFLADRFIKGTCPKCKTEDQYGDNCEACGATYTPAELINPRSAVSGATPIEKESEHYFFKLPDFADFLANWTRSGTLQPQVANKLAEWLDAGLQEWDISRDAPYFGFEIPDAPGKYFYVWLDAPIGYLASFKNLCNREGIDFEHFWKADSTAEVYHFIGKDIINFHALFWPSMLHDAGFRTPTAVWAHGFVTVNGKKMSKSRGTFIMARTYLDHLNPEYLRYYFAAKLTGGVDDMDLNLEDFAARVNSDLVGKVVNIASRSAGFITKRFDGQLGNVTEHDKIREFVEAGKEIEDFFEAREFGRAMRRIMELADIANQYVNDEQPWVIAKQEGQDENLQAICTNAINMFHLLMTYLAPVLPETAKASEAFLNAKLDWNGREQRLENHGINKFKPLMNRVDMAQIEKMLDASKEELPAAIGKPAPEPKADLEPVADEIEFGDFAKVDLRVAKIVKAEHVEGADKLLRLTLDIGEGERNVFAGIKSAYKPEDLEGRLTAMVANLKPRKMKFGLSEGMVLAAGPGGEDIFILSPDSGATPGMRIM